A section of the Streptomyces sp. NBC_00178 genome encodes:
- a CDS encoding extracellular catalytic domain type 1 short-chain-length polyhydroxyalkanoate depolymerase — protein MRPPNPRPPILRRLLRRVAPLAVLALLAVNPAPASAAPAATAAAGLQQVTGFGSNPGNLQMFAYTPDDVPAGRPLVVALHGCTQTANAYYTNSGWPKYADLWGFDVVFPQTTSANNSLSCFGWFDPADSTRGRGEAASVVQMVEYAKQTYGSDGRRVYVTGLSAGGGMTADLLAAYPDVFAGGSVASGLPAQCATSQAAASGCQTGPQKLTPAQWGDKVRGSYPGWTGPWPRVAIWQGTSDYTVYPANATALRDQWTNVWGLGQTPSRTETLPGNTTRSVYDDASGRPAVETFSVSGMGHGLPVGPGSGTEQCGSTAAYFLNTICSTYHTGVFWGLDEDAPGGGTGLPAPTGLKVAGVTDSTASLAWNTVGSAASYLVYRDGAKVATTTAASYTDTGLKAGTSYRYTVAAADSGGTAGAASAAVTATTSGGTAPARCFTATNYAHVTAGRARTSGGHAYANGSGQDMGLYNVFVTHTLRESPTGYFVIADSGCQA, from the coding sequence GTGCGTCCACCGAACCCCCGCCCGCCGATCCTGCGCCGCCTGCTCCGCCGCGTCGCCCCCCTCGCCGTCCTGGCGCTGCTCGCCGTGAACCCGGCGCCTGCGTCGGCCGCTCCGGCGGCCACCGCCGCCGCGGGCCTCCAGCAGGTCACCGGCTTCGGCTCGAACCCCGGCAACCTGCAGATGTTCGCGTACACGCCCGACGACGTGCCCGCCGGGCGGCCGCTGGTCGTGGCCCTGCACGGCTGCACCCAGACGGCGAACGCCTACTACACCAACTCGGGCTGGCCGAAGTACGCCGACCTGTGGGGCTTCGACGTGGTCTTCCCGCAGACCACCTCGGCGAACAACTCGCTGTCGTGCTTCGGCTGGTTCGACCCCGCCGACAGCACCCGGGGCAGGGGCGAGGCGGCGTCCGTCGTGCAGATGGTCGAGTACGCGAAGCAGACGTACGGCTCGGACGGCCGCCGCGTGTACGTCACGGGGCTCTCGGCGGGCGGCGGGATGACCGCCGACCTGCTGGCCGCCTACCCGGACGTGTTCGCGGGCGGGTCCGTGGCCTCCGGGCTGCCGGCGCAGTGCGCCACCAGTCAGGCCGCCGCCTCCGGCTGCCAGACCGGACCGCAGAAGCTGACGCCCGCGCAGTGGGGCGACAAGGTCCGCGGCTCCTACCCGGGCTGGACCGGTCCGTGGCCCAGGGTCGCGATCTGGCAGGGCACGTCCGACTACACGGTCTATCCCGCCAACGCCACGGCGCTGCGCGACCAGTGGACGAACGTGTGGGGGCTCGGCCAGACCCCGTCCCGCACCGAGACCCTGCCGGGGAACACCACCCGGAGCGTCTACGACGACGCGTCCGGGCGGCCCGCGGTGGAGACCTTCTCGGTGTCCGGCATGGGGCACGGCCTGCCGGTCGGCCCGGGGTCGGGCACCGAGCAGTGCGGGTCGACGGCCGCGTACTTCCTGAACACCATCTGCTCGACGTACCACACCGGCGTGTTCTGGGGGCTGGACGAGGACGCCCCGGGCGGTGGGACCGGGCTGCCCGCCCCCACCGGACTGAAGGTCGCCGGGGTCACCGACAGCACCGCGTCGCTGGCGTGGAACACGGTCGGTTCGGCGGCCTCGTACCTCGTGTACCGGGACGGCGCGAAGGTCGCCACGACCACCGCGGCGTCGTACACGGACACCGGGCTGAAGGCCGGCACCTCCTACCGCTACACCGTGGCCGCGGCCGACTCCGGAGGCACGGCGGGGGCCGCGTCCGCCGCGGTCACCGCGACGACGTCGGGCGGCACGGCGCCCGCCCGGTGCTTCACGGCCACGAACTACGCCCACGTCACGGCGGGCCGGGCGCGCACCTCCGGCGGGCACGCCTACGCGAACGGTTCCGGGCAGGACATGGGCCTCTACAACGTGTTCGTGACCCACACGCTCCGGGAGTCGCCCACCGGGTACTTCGTGATCGCGGACTCGGGCTGCCAGGCCTGA